The Antarcticibacterium sp. 1MA-6-2 genome has a window encoding:
- a CDS encoding RagB/SusD family nutrient uptake outer membrane protein, protein MKTIKLKYFTTGIMFLLVLASCNDLDRFPHDAIERSQSFQSVQDASNWNTGMYGQLRNRVYGLYMYSTDIQADQLNATLDYGNRNGGVHRWDFLADDYTIRDTWQSYYSGITSINAAIEGFETIETETEEEAAELNQYISEAYLTRAYYYHQLILRFSKSYDPATASSDLGVPLMLEYDIENFAPRSSVQAVYDQILADIETARDGLADVPGVQGSKYYTSDVVTALEARVKFYMQDWQGAKEAADELITSGRYPLITSEEGLMAYWYQDGGQEDILQLFVSAPDELANTNSIYLGFNGGT, encoded by the coding sequence ATGAAAACAATTAAGTTGAAATATTTTACGACTGGAATAATGTTTTTGTTGGTGCTGGCCTCGTGTAACGACTTAGATCGTTTCCCTCATGATGCTATTGAACGCTCCCAGTCCTTTCAGTCTGTACAAGATGCTTCTAACTGGAATACTGGAATGTATGGACAGTTGAGAAACAGAGTGTATGGGTTGTATATGTATTCTACAGATATTCAGGCTGATCAATTAAATGCCACATTGGATTATGGAAATAGAAATGGTGGTGTACATCGTTGGGATTTTTTAGCTGATGATTATACGATTCGTGATACCTGGCAATCTTATTATTCTGGTATTACCAGTATTAATGCTGCAATAGAAGGTTTTGAAACTATTGAAACTGAAACTGAAGAAGAAGCGGCGGAATTAAATCAGTATATCTCAGAAGCATATTTAACAAGAGCATACTATTATCATCAATTGATTCTCCGATTTTCAAAATCGTATGATCCTGCAACGGCATCATCAGATCTTGGTGTTCCATTAATGTTGGAATATGATATTGAAAACTTTGCTCCAAGAAGTTCTGTACAAGCTGTTTACGATCAAATTTTAGCAGATATTGAAACTGCAAGAGATGGATTAGCCGACGTGCCTGGAGTTCAGGGTTCTAAATATTATACAAGCGATGTTGTCACTGCTCTTGAAGCAAGAGTAAAATTCTATATGCAGGATTGGCAGGGAGCTAAAGAGGCTGCAGATGAATTAATAACATCTGGAAGATATCCGTTAATAACCAGTGAAGAAGGATTAATGGCATATTGGTATCAGGATGGGGGACAGGAAGACATTTTACAACTTTTTGTAAGTGCTCCAGATGAATTGGCAAATACTAATAGTATCTATCTTGGGTTTAATGGTGGAACTTAG
- a CDS encoding four-helix bundle copper-binding protein has product MRNERLIHALGNCINHCNYCADACLGEENVKMMVDCIRTDRVCAEVCSTVNQVIITNFKNVQGLLDYCIEICEACAKECEKHEHQHCKDCAKACRECAEACRNYAA; this is encoded by the coding sequence ATGAGAAATGAAAGATTGATTCATGCACTGGGAAATTGTATTAACCACTGTAATTATTGCGCTGATGCATGTCTCGGGGAAGAAAATGTGAAAATGATGGTAGACTGTATACGGACAGATAGAGTTTGTGCTGAGGTTTGTTCCACCGTTAACCAGGTGATCATAACCAATTTTAAGAATGTTCAGGGTCTGCTGGATTACTGCATTGAAATTTGTGAGGCTTGTGCTAAAGAATGTGAAAAGCACGAACACCAACATTGTAAAGATTGTGCTAAAGCATGTAGAGAATGTGCTGAAGCCTGTAGAAATTATGCGGCATAA
- a CDS encoding AraC family transcriptional regulator, translating into MIDQTLHIKNMVCDRCISTVEQILLRLEIPFERISLGEVVLKRALPLKEEQLLKKELKQVGFDLIADRNEMIVTRIKSIIIKSIYDDANFSNKNLSQLLTEDLAFDYSHLSSIFTKVEGKSIQAFQFAIKTERIKEFLEYNEKSISEIADLMGYGSAAYLSTSFKKATGLTPSQYRMNHIKSRNTLNSL; encoded by the coding sequence ATGATAGATCAAACCTTGCATATTAAAAACATGGTTTGTGACCGCTGTATAAGCACAGTGGAACAAATTCTGCTCCGGCTGGAAATTCCGTTTGAAAGAATATCCCTGGGAGAGGTGGTTTTAAAGCGGGCTTTACCTTTAAAGGAAGAACAGCTTCTTAAAAAGGAATTAAAGCAGGTTGGATTTGACTTAATTGCAGACAGGAATGAGATGATCGTCACCAGGATCAAATCTATTATTATTAAAAGCATTTATGATGATGCTAATTTCAGTAATAAAAATCTTTCCCAGTTGCTTACAGAGGATCTCGCATTTGACTACAGTCATCTTAGCTCAATTTTTACAAAGGTGGAAGGCAAGAGCATCCAGGCTTTTCAATTTGCCATTAAGACCGAAAGAATTAAGGAGTTCCTGGAGTATAATGAAAAATCTATTTCTGAGATAGCTGACTTGATGGGATATGGAAGTGCGGCTTATCTTTCTACTTCCTTTAAAAAAGCTACAGGATTAACTCCTTCCCAATACCGGATGAACCATATTAAAAGCAGAAACACGTTAAATTCTTTATAA
- a CDS encoding carboxypeptidase-like regulatory domain-containing protein encodes MKKKLSGILTLLMVLVVQLTFAQQKTITGTVTDQQGLPLPGVNVIVQGTSNGTQTDFDGNYSISVVEGRTLVFSYVGYATNNVVVRNVTTINVTLEEDAAALDEVVVVGYGTRDKTDVVGSVVQVSSDVFEERPSANVLDAVQGRVAIYKFLPRPESLLQHLQYVYMVQVPLGQVQRH; translated from the coding sequence ATGAAAAAGAAATTAAGTGGAATTCTAACACTTTTGATGGTGTTAGTGGTGCAATTAACCTTTGCACAGCAAAAGACGATAACCGGAACGGTTACAGATCAACAAGGATTACCTTTACCTGGTGTAAATGTAATTGTCCAGGGTACATCTAATGGTACCCAGACAGATTTCGATGGGAACTACAGTATTTCTGTTGTAGAAGGAAGAACATTAGTTTTTTCTTATGTTGGATATGCAACGAATAATGTAGTAGTAAGAAATGTTACTACCATTAATGTTACTTTAGAGGAAGATGCAGCAGCTTTAGATGAAGTAGTTGTTGTGGGTTATGGAACACGGGACAAAACTGACGTGGTTGGTTCTGTAGTTCAGGTTTCTTCAGATGTTTTTGAAGAAAGGCCTTCTGCCAACGTTTTAGATGCTGTTCAGGGAAGAGTAGCCATTTACAAATTCTTACCTCGTCCGGAGAGCCTTCTGCAACACCTTCAATACGTTTACATGGTGCAGGTTCCCTTGGGGCAGGTTCAACGCCATTAA
- a CDS encoding SusC/RagA family TonB-linked outer membrane protein, whose amino-acid sequence MLTSSGEPSATPSIRLHGAGSLGAGSTPLIVLDGFPIDSGSLVSMNPEDFEDITVLKDASATAIYGSRAANGVVYITSKKGRRGKDPVINLSSQHGFTYLANKDYFTNFLNTQQLTDFWVETGYRTQEQVNAILEEYPNDTQWYEYYYNEGAPTTQLNLNVSGGGEHSTYYISGGYFTQEGMAYRSGFDRYTLRSNLTTDIKDWIQVGLNLSLGYDERQTNPYGSNSTNRGLALLAQPFYSPINPETGRRYEGVIPGWNRYDPQYLADNNPSLGTNVQLNPSGFIQLQPFKGLTLRTQAGVEFYDYTISTQRLPSYVGSLNFGSSSEEFRRGLTKTITNTIEYKFDLGVVNNFSILGGQEYIDFDYERFLGSSAGQSDDRLILLGQGPESISVEQDRAEYVFTSYFGRLTYDYNKKYYVDFTARRDGSSRFGAENRYADFWAIGAMWKAKNESFLQDVNWLGELTFRASHGTSGNADIGNYNSLALVGTNQYNGQNRWALSTPGNPALSWENQTKTTLGVNMNLFQRLNLDVELYNRVTEDMLIDVPYPYTTGFDEVTSNVGSLKNSGIDVTLDFNLFTNQDFYVTPYLNFNYNRNEVTELFQDKDYWIIPNTGVSWAIGQPVSFFYPVFAGVDSETGDAQWYVPNEDPDQIINPNLDPNNVTTTFNSANLQQNTGIKRYAPLNGGFGLNAGYKGFYMQAAFTFSEGKHLINNDRYFFENPSVFGGFNQSTAVLDYWKEPGDQTQFPRYGVQFTQFDSRLIEDASFIRLKTLSLGYNLPRELVQTVGLIDGLKLYVVGRNLLTWTEYSGPDPEIDSNLTLGVNPNTKQFTMGVDIAF is encoded by the coding sequence ATTCTTACCTCGTCCGGAGAGCCTTCTGCAACACCTTCAATACGTTTACATGGTGCAGGTTCCCTTGGGGCAGGTTCAACGCCATTAATTGTTCTTGACGGGTTCCCTATTGATTCGGGTTCATTAGTGAGTATGAATCCAGAAGATTTTGAAGATATAACAGTTTTAAAAGATGCTTCTGCGACTGCTATCTATGGTTCACGTGCTGCCAACGGGGTAGTTTATATTACTTCTAAAAAAGGTAGGAGGGGTAAAGACCCGGTTATAAACCTTAGCTCTCAACATGGGTTTACATATCTGGCCAATAAGGATTATTTCACCAACTTTTTAAACACTCAGCAATTAACCGATTTTTGGGTAGAAACAGGGTACCGTACCCAGGAGCAGGTAAATGCAATTTTAGAAGAATATCCAAATGATACTCAGTGGTATGAATATTACTACAATGAAGGAGCTCCAACAACCCAATTGAATTTAAATGTTTCAGGAGGTGGGGAACATTCTACCTACTATATTTCCGGAGGTTATTTTACACAGGAGGGAATGGCTTACCGTTCTGGTTTTGACAGGTATACTTTAAGAAGTAATCTTACTACAGATATTAAAGATTGGATCCAGGTAGGTTTGAATCTTTCTTTAGGGTATGATGAGAGACAAACAAACCCTTATGGTAGTAATAGTACGAATAGGGGATTAGCTCTATTGGCACAACCATTTTATTCACCTATTAATCCTGAGACCGGGAGAAGGTATGAAGGTGTAATTCCAGGTTGGAACAGGTATGATCCACAGTACCTGGCTGATAACAATCCTAGTTTGGGAACGAATGTGCAGCTTAACCCATCTGGATTTATCCAATTACAACCATTCAAAGGCTTAACTCTAAGAACTCAGGCGGGTGTGGAGTTCTATGACTATACAATTTCTACACAAAGGTTACCATCTTATGTTGGTTCCTTAAATTTTGGTTCTTCCTCGGAAGAGTTTAGAAGAGGGTTAACAAAAACTATTACAAATACCATCGAATATAAATTTGATCTTGGTGTGGTTAATAATTTTTCTATTCTTGGAGGTCAGGAGTATATAGATTTTGATTATGAAAGATTTTTAGGATCATCTGCTGGTCAAAGTGACGACCGTTTAATTTTATTAGGTCAGGGACCTGAAAGTATTAGTGTGGAACAGGACAGGGCAGAGTATGTATTTACTTCCTATTTTGGACGTCTTACCTATGACTATAATAAGAAATACTATGTTGATTTCACGGCAAGACGCGATGGATCTTCACGTTTTGGTGCTGAAAACAGATATGCCGATTTCTGGGCTATTGGAGCAATGTGGAAGGCTAAGAATGAAAGTTTCTTACAGGATGTTAATTGGTTAGGTGAACTGACTTTTAGAGCTAGCCACGGTACAAGTGGTAATGCAGATATAGGTAATTACAACAGTTTAGCTTTGGTAGGCACAAACCAATACAATGGTCAAAACCGTTGGGCTTTATCTACCCCGGGTAATCCTGCCTTGTCCTGGGAAAATCAAACCAAGACAACTCTGGGAGTAAATATGAACTTATTTCAGAGGTTAAACCTGGATGTTGAATTATATAATAGAGTGACAGAGGATATGCTAATTGATGTGCCATATCCATATACTACAGGATTTGACGAAGTAACCTCAAATGTTGGCTCCCTTAAAAACAGTGGTATTGATGTGACTTTGGACTTCAATTTATTTACAAACCAGGATTTTTATGTAACACCTTATTTAAACTTTAACTATAACAGAAATGAAGTTACTGAGTTATTCCAAGATAAGGACTACTGGATTATCCCTAACACAGGAGTATCATGGGCTATTGGACAGCCAGTATCTTTCTTCTACCCGGTTTTCGCAGGTGTAGATTCAGAAACTGGTGATGCACAATGGTATGTTCCTAATGAAGATCCTGATCAAATTATAAATCCTAATTTGGATCCAAATAATGTTACAACTACTTTCAATTCCGCTAATCTTCAACAAAATACTGGAATTAAAAGATATGCGCCACTAAATGGAGGTTTTGGACTTAATGCCGGGTACAAAGGCTTCTATATGCAAGCAGCATTTACTTTTTCAGAAGGAAAGCATCTTATAAATAATGACAGGTACTTCTTTGAAAACCCGTCTGTATTTGGAGGTTTTAACCAGAGTACTGCAGTTCTGGATTATTGGAAAGAGCCAGGAGATCAAACACAATTCCCACGTTATGGTGTGCAGTTTACACAATTTGACTCGAGGTTGATTGAAGATGCTTCTTTTATAAGATTAAAAACTCTTTCTTTAGGTTATAATCTACCGAGGGAATTAGTGCAAACTGTCGGTTTAATTGATGGTTTGAAGCTTTACGTGGTTGGAAGAAACTTATTGACCTGGACTGAATATTCAGGACCAGATCCTGAGATCGATTCAAACCTAACTTTAGGAGTGAATCCAAACACAAAACAGTTTACTATGGGAGTTGATATCGCATTTTAA
- a CDS encoding RagB/SusD family nutrient uptake outer membrane protein, with translation MVELSRFSPDFIPSEWVVEMYAEDDARREVYFETLPVTLGGLDYSDLVLVNKYPGNPELFTGANTNYQHAPKVFRIAEMYLISAEAAVRSTGDAAATLNSLRVARGLEALASVTLEDVKEERTRELAFEGFRLDDLKRWDEPMIRKDPQTLDAIQTGPGFHTLTKEEDAPKFIWGIPTHDITINRNLEQNPGW, from the coding sequence ATGGTGGAACTTAGTCGTTTTTCACCAGATTTTATTCCATCTGAATGGGTGGTGGAAATGTATGCTGAAGATGATGCCAGAAGAGAAGTGTATTTTGAAACTTTACCTGTAACATTAGGTGGTCTTGATTATTCAGATTTGGTTCTGGTAAACAAGTATCCAGGTAACCCTGAATTATTTACAGGAGCTAATACGAATTATCAACATGCTCCTAAAGTTTTTAGAATTGCTGAAATGTATCTAATATCTGCAGAAGCTGCTGTTAGGAGCACTGGTGATGCTGCAGCAACTTTAAATTCTTTAAGAGTTGCCAGAGGTTTAGAAGCTTTGGCGAGTGTTACTCTTGAAGATGTGAAGGAAGAGAGAACCAGAGAGCTGGCTTTTGAAGGATTTAGATTGGATGATTTAAAGAGATGGGATGAACCAATGATTCGTAAAGACCCGCAGACTCTTGATGCTATTCAAACTGGTCCCGGTTTTCACACTCTTACTAAGGAAGAAGATGCGCCTAAATTTATTTGGGGAATACCTACTCACGATATCACAATTAATAGAAATCTGGAACAAAATCCCGGATGGTAA
- a CDS encoding ribonuclease HII produces the protein MLLNSYYKKGIECGTDEAGRGCLAGPVTAAAVILPTSFRNKFLNDSKLVKLPTRLRLKKIIEKRALCFSVTHLDNNKIDEINILNASILAMHHCLDKIDVAPEHILVDGNRFKPYKEIPHLCVIKGDGKYLNIAAASILAKTYRDAYMEKLHEEYPMYNWKQNKGYPTAEHRAAIEKYGVTKYHRRSFRLLPEQLELEL, from the coding sequence ATGTTATTAAATTCCTACTACAAAAAAGGCATAGAGTGCGGGACTGATGAAGCAGGAAGAGGATGCCTCGCGGGGCCTGTAACCGCGGCAGCTGTAATACTTCCCACTAGTTTTAGAAATAAATTTTTGAACGACTCAAAACTGGTAAAACTTCCTACACGTTTAAGATTGAAAAAAATTATTGAAAAAAGGGCTTTATGTTTTTCTGTTACCCATCTCGATAACAATAAAATAGACGAGATCAACATTCTAAATGCATCCATCCTGGCTATGCACCACTGTCTAGATAAAATAGATGTAGCACCGGAACATATCCTTGTAGATGGTAACAGATTTAAACCTTATAAAGAAATTCCCCATCTATGTGTCATTAAGGGAGATGGTAAATATCTCAATATTGCTGCAGCCTCAATACTTGCGAAAACTTACCGGGACGCCTATATGGAAAAGCTGCATGAAGAATATCCTATGTACAACTGGAAACAAAACAAAGGATATCCCACAGCAGAACATCGGGCAGCAATTGAAAAATACGGAGTTACAAAATACCACAGAAGAAGTTTCCGGTTGCTGCCTGAGCAGTTGGAGCTTGAGCTGTGA
- a CDS encoding EF-hand domain-containing protein: MKLNGIWGGPECTALTLSEDDFATFDADSNGSLSSEEWMTGFGETEWFTTYDADANSSVSETEWNTGLWGDWDADGNGSINEDEFNIYSPYTTAW; the protein is encoded by the coding sequence GTGAAGCTGAATGGAATATGGGGTGGACCAGAATGTACGGCACTTACACTTAGCGAAGATGATTTTGCCACTTTTGATGCTGACTCTAACGGAAGCCTAAGCAGTGAAGAGTGGATGACTGGTTTTGGAGAGACTGAATGGTTTACAACGTATGATGCCGATGCAAACAGCAGTGTATCAGAAACTGAATGGAATACCGGACTCTGGGGAGACTGGGATGCAGATGGGAATGGATCTATTAATGAGGATGAGTTCAATATTTATAGTCCTTATACCACTGCCTGGTAA
- a CDS encoding YqaE/Pmp3 family membrane protein, whose amino-acid sequence MSVWRVILSVLFPPLAVYDRGCGSILIVLILTLLGWIPGVIAALIILNKPKD is encoded by the coding sequence ATGAGTGTTTGGCGTGTAATTCTTTCGGTTCTTTTTCCTCCTCTTGCGGTTTACGATCGCGGGTGCGGATCAATTTTAATTGTTCTCATTCTCACCCTGCTTGGATGGATTCCAGGAGTAATTGCAGCATTGATAATACTGAACAAACCAAAGGATTAG
- the lipB gene encoding lipoyl(octanoyl) transferase LipB: MNKKIEIQRLGLKDYKETWDYQEKLFREILDLKICNRRENLEEETPNYLLMLEHPHVYTLGKSGKAEHLLLSEADLENRGAKYYKINRGGDITYHGPGQLVGYPILDLDNFFTDIHKYLRLLEETIILTLRDFGLKPERSEGETGVWLDVGTPYARKICAMGVRASRWVTMHGFALNVNADLGYFDHIIPCGIQGKAVTSLNVELGRKEVSLNEVEEKLLRHFASIFEAKLVRSVSEKIS; this comes from the coding sequence TTGAATAAAAAGATAGAAATACAGCGGCTGGGTTTAAAGGATTATAAGGAGACCTGGGATTATCAGGAGAAGTTATTCCGCGAAATTCTGGATCTAAAAATTTGCAACCGTAGAGAAAATCTGGAAGAAGAAACTCCCAATTATCTTCTAATGCTGGAGCACCCGCATGTATATACTCTTGGAAAAAGTGGAAAGGCAGAACACCTTCTTCTTTCTGAAGCTGATCTTGAAAATAGAGGAGCAAAATACTATAAGATCAACCGGGGCGGAGATATTACTTATCACGGGCCGGGGCAGTTAGTGGGTTATCCCATTCTGGACCTGGACAATTTCTTTACAGATATTCATAAGTACCTTCGGCTCCTGGAAGAAACAATTATCCTGACCCTTAGAGATTTTGGATTAAAACCAGAAAGAAGCGAAGGTGAAACCGGAGTTTGGCTGGATGTAGGAACACCCTATGCAAGAAAAATTTGTGCTATGGGAGTTAGGGCCAGTCGCTGGGTTACGATGCATGGTTTTGCCCTTAATGTAAATGCAGATCTTGGATACTTTGATCATATTATTCCCTGCGGAATTCAGGGTAAAGCTGTCACTTCTTTAAATGTAGAGCTCGGTAGAAAAGAAGTTTCTCTCAACGAAGTGGAGGAAAAACTACTAAGACATTTTGCTTCGATTTTTGAAGCCAAATTGGTGCGAAGTGTGTCAGAAAAAATTTCCTAA
- a CDS encoding zinc-dependent metalloprotease, with the protein MTKQFSTRLLLVALSISVSGCAVFQKKDSKSAAATTEKPESQNKNGIKPYSKVITKNAKTDEGLFTVHQVEDDYFYEIPDSLFNREMLMVTRIAQTASGIGFGGGKQNEQVLRWEKKNKNVLLRVVSHDVYAADSLPIHEAVVNSNFEPILFSFNIEAYKKDSLSTSTVIKVTDLFKQDVQALGFPQRSRNNYKISRIDDSRSYIDTIRSYPENIEVRHVKTYNSTEPPSNSSTASISVKMSNSMILLPKVPMERRYFDERVGWFTSSQVDYGLDAQKSETVRYLDRWRLEVKEEDLEKFKRGELVEPKEPIVYYIDRATPKKWIPFIKQGIEDWQVAFEAAGFKNAIIAKDPPSVAEDPDWSPEDVRYSVVRYLASPIPNANGPHVSDPRSGEILESDINWYHNVMTLLRNWFFVQTAAINEDAQGVAFKDEVMGRLIRFVSSHEVGHTLGLPHNMGSSVAYPVESLRDAEFTKKFGTAPSIMDYARFNYIAQPEDGDVALMPEVGPYDKYSIMWGYKPIPGKQGIEEKEVLDQWIIEKADDPIYRFGAQQYSVVDPSSQTEDLGDDAVLASQYGIKNLKRITPRLIEWTAEDGKDYDDLEEMYGQVLGQYNRYMGHVAANIGGVLKQTKTYDQEGAVYFHVTADKQRKAMKFLQDELFTTPEWLIEQDIFNKIEFDGNIERVRGTQERTLNNLLDFGRMGRLIENREINGREAYDLLEMMTDLRTGIWSELRSGSAISTYRRNLQRAYISRMEYLMTQNQSSGRFGGTSIDVAQSDIRPVVRGELVTLLRNVKSAANRSGDQLTRYHLLDAAERIDLILNPVK; encoded by the coding sequence ATGACCAAACAATTTTCGACCAGGCTATTACTTGTAGCCCTGTCTATTTCTGTTTCCGGTTGTGCCGTTTTTCAGAAAAAAGATTCTAAAAGCGCAGCAGCAACTACCGAAAAACCGGAATCGCAGAATAAAAACGGAATCAAACCTTACAGTAAAGTTATCACCAAAAATGCGAAGACCGATGAAGGTCTCTTTACTGTTCACCAGGTGGAGGATGATTATTTCTATGAAATTCCTGATAGCTTATTCAACCGTGAAATGCTCATGGTAACCCGTATAGCTCAAACAGCATCGGGTATTGGCTTTGGTGGAGGTAAACAAAATGAGCAGGTACTTCGTTGGGAAAAGAAGAATAAAAATGTTTTGTTACGCGTTGTTTCCCATGATGTTTATGCAGCTGATTCTCTACCCATTCACGAGGCAGTAGTAAATTCCAATTTTGAACCTATTTTATTTTCTTTCAACATTGAAGCTTATAAAAAGGATTCACTAAGTACTTCTACAGTTATTAAGGTGACAGATCTTTTTAAGCAAGACGTACAAGCCCTGGGTTTTCCTCAAAGAAGCAGAAACAATTACAAAATAAGCCGTATTGATGACAGCAGGTCTTATATTGATACCATAAGAAGCTATCCTGAGAATATTGAAGTTCGTCACGTAAAGACTTATAACTCTACCGAGCCACCTTCAAACTCAAGTACTGCCTCCATTTCAGTGAAAATGAGTAATTCCATGATTCTTCTTCCAAAGGTGCCAATGGAGAGAAGATATTTTGATGAAAGAGTTGGATGGTTCACCAGTTCGCAGGTAGATTACGGTCTGGATGCTCAAAAAAGTGAAACGGTGCGATATCTTGATCGCTGGAGACTTGAGGTAAAAGAAGAGGATCTGGAGAAATTTAAGCGTGGAGAACTTGTAGAACCAAAAGAACCTATTGTATACTATATCGATCGTGCAACCCCAAAAAAATGGATCCCATTCATAAAGCAGGGAATCGAGGACTGGCAGGTAGCTTTTGAGGCAGCGGGTTTTAAAAATGCTATTATCGCAAAAGATCCGCCCTCTGTTGCAGAAGATCCGGATTGGAGTCCTGAGGACGTGAGGTATTCTGTAGTAAGATATCTTGCTTCTCCTATACCCAATGCCAATGGCCCTCATGTAAGTGATCCACGTTCAGGAGAAATCCTTGAATCAGATATCAACTGGTACCACAACGTAATGACTCTGTTAAGAAACTGGTTCTTTGTACAAACAGCTGCTATTAACGAGGATGCACAGGGAGTTGCATTTAAGGATGAAGTGATGGGACGACTTATAAGATTTGTTTCTTCTCACGAAGTAGGACATACTTTAGGTCTTCCTCATAACATGGGTAGCAGTGTGGCATATCCTGTAGAGTCTTTAAGAGATGCTGAATTCACTAAAAAGTTTGGTACTGCTCCATCTATCATGGATTATGCGAGGTTTAATTATATTGCTCAACCGGAAGATGGGGATGTTGCTCTAATGCCGGAAGTAGGTCCATATGACAAATATTCCATAATGTGGGGATATAAGCCCATACCCGGGAAACAGGGAATAGAAGAAAAGGAAGTTCTTGATCAATGGATCATTGAAAAAGCTGATGATCCTATATACAGGTTCGGCGCTCAACAATACAGCGTTGTAGACCCAAGTTCGCAAACTGAAGATCTTGGTGATGATGCTGTTCTCGCCAGCCAGTACGGCATTAAGAATCTTAAGAGGATCACTCCCAGATTAATTGAATGGACCGCTGAAGATGGAAAAGATTACGATGATCTTGAAGAAATGTACGGGCAGGTTCTTGGGCAATATAATCGTTATATGGGACACGTTGCCGCTAACATTGGTGGAGTTCTAAAACAAACTAAAACTTACGACCAGGAAGGTGCTGTTTATTTCCACGTAACTGCCGACAAGCAAAGGAAAGCGATGAAATTCCTTCAGGATGAATTATTTACAACTCCTGAATGGTTGATCGAGCAGGATATTTTCAACAAAATTGAATTTGATGGAAATATTGAAAGAGTACGCGGAACACAGGAAAGAACCCTGAATAATTTGCTTGACTTTGGCAGAATGGGAAGATTAATTGAAAACCGCGAAATCAATGGCCGTGAAGCTTATGACCTTCTCGAAATGATGACAGATCTTAGAACGGGGATTTGGAGTGAATTACGATCGGGTAGCGCAATTAGCACTTACCGTCGTAACCTACAACGGGCATACATTAGTCGAATGGAATACCTTATGACTCAAAACCAATCTTCCGGTCGTTTTGGTGGAACCAGCATAGATGTTGCTCAAAGCGACATTAGACCTGTAGTAAGAGGAGAACTTGTAACTCTTTTAAGGAATGTAAAAAGTGCTGCAAACAGATCAGGTGATCAATTAACCCGATATCATTTGTTGGATGCAGCTGAAAGAATAGATCTTATACTTAATCCAGTGAAATAA
- a CDS encoding DUF2267 domain-containing protein has protein sequence MDKVVKMVAERAGISESQARTAVNTVASFLKDRLPAGIAGQVDNYLKDDGAGGSAGAGGDLGGMAGKIGGMFGKK, from the coding sequence ATGGATAAAGTTGTAAAGATGGTGGCTGAAAGAGCCGGAATTTCAGAATCTCAGGCAAGGACAGCTGTGAATACAGTGGCGTCTTTTTTGAAAGATAGACTGCCTGCGGGTATTGCAGGCCAGGTAGATAATTATTTAAAAGATGATGGCGCTGGAGGAAGTGCAGGCGCAGGAGGAGATCTTGGTGGAATGGCCGGAAAGATCGGCGGAATGTTCGGAAAGAAATAA